One Glycine max cultivar Williams 82 chromosome 3, Glycine_max_v4.0, whole genome shotgun sequence DNA window includes the following coding sequences:
- the LOC100792314 gene encoding serine/threonine-protein kinase D6PK, whose product MERVAEPKVLPRTLPILVEVSNSRTAAARESGQRLNRQEVSGVGGISLREVNQLSRTRDVHVPITHLASIREVAQLTNARIYLVQEDTGFDARSSEESLTFEPTMTWKGNGSSPEEAEEFVPDIETLKGSSDSFEDGGSSLFAGASHPPEPVDTDLMRTVFVPIGQNKSEAGCLIKNLPTKGPFLEDLSIRVPAKKPSPAVLSPEESLVEELNGIGNLSFLGPRTLQSTENSLLPPDAEEKECVWDASLPPSGNVSPLSSIDSIGVVTAMSIVNSCASTYRSDAMTSDGMLSLDRNCDSNKGSVRGDSLESAKTSVSRPSDSSGLSDDSNWSNITGSANKPHKGNDPRWKAILAIRLRDGILGMSHFRLLKRLGCGDIGSVYLSELSGTRCYFAMKVMDKASLASRKKLTRVQTEREILQLLDHPFLPTLYTHFETDRFSCLVMEYCPGGDLHTLRQRQPGKHFSEYAARFYAAEVLLALEYLHMLGVVYRDLKPENVLVRDDGHIMLSDFDLSLRCAVSPTLIRTSYDGDPSKRAGGAFCVQPACIEPSSMCIQPACFIPRLFPQKNKKSRKPRADPGLPSSTLPELVAEPTQARSMSFVGTHEYLAPEIIKGEGHGSAVDWWTFGIFLHELLYGKTPFKGSGNRATLFNVVGQQLRFPESPATSYASRDLIRGLLVKEPQHRLGVKRGATEIKQHPFFEGVNWALIRCSTPPEVPRPMENEVPAGKVVGPVDPVGVGSTSKRIAGTDNMKSGGKYLDFEFF is encoded by the exons ATGGAGAGGGTTGCAGAGCCAAAGGTACTCCCTCGAACCTTGCCTATCCTGGTTGAGGTATCGAACTCACGCACAGCTGCTGCAAGAGAGTCCGGTCAGAGACTAAATCGCCAGGAAGTTTCGGGTGTCGGTGGGATTTCACTGAGAGAAGTGAATCAATTGTCCAGAACAAGGGATGTGCATGTTCCTATTACACATCTGGCCTCCATCAGAGAAGTGGCTCAGTTGACGAATGCACGGATATATTTGGTGCAAGAAGATACAGGATTTGATGCTCGATCCTCTGAAGAATCCCTCACCTTTGAGCCTACTATGACATGGAAAGGAAATGGCTCTTCACCAGAAGAAGCTGAAGAATTTGTGCCCGATATTGAGACATTGAAGGGGAGCAGTGATTCATTTGAGGATGGTGGTTCGAGTTTATTTGCTGGTGCTAGTCATCCCCCTGAACCTGTTGATACAGATCTCATGAGAACGGTTTTTGTACCGATAGGTCAAAACAAATCCGAGGCTGGATGCTTAATTAAGAACTTGCCCACAAAGGGCCCTTTCCTGGAGGATCTCTCGATTCGTGTTCCTGCAAAGAAACCAAGTCCAGCTGTTCTTTCCCCTGAAGAAAGTCTGGTTGAAGAACTAAATGGCATAGggaacttatcatttttaggtCCTCGAACATTGCAGAGTACTGAGAACTCTCTCCTCCCTCCAGATGCTGAGGAAAAAGAATGTGTTTGGGATGCTTCTTTGCCTCCTAGTGGCAATGTCAGTCCACTTAGTAGTATTGATAGTATCGGTGTTGTCACTGCGATGAGCATTGTTAATAGTTGTGCTAGTACGTATCGGAGTGATGCAATGACCAGTGATGGCATGCTTAGTTTAGACAGGAACTGTGACAGTAATAAAGGTAGTGTAAGGGGGGATTCACTAGAGAGTGCTAAAACTAGTGTTAGTCGGCCAAGTGATAGCAGTGGCCTCAGCGATGACAGCAACTGGAGCAACATTACTGGTAGTGCCAATAAACCTCACAAAGGAAATGATCCTAGGTGGAAGGCTATCCTTGCCATCCGGTTACGGGATGGGATTTTGGGCATGAGTCATTTTAGGTTACTCAAACGACTAGGATGCGGCGATATTGGAAGTGTCTATCTCTCAGAGCTGAGTGGAACTCGGTGTTATTTTGCAATGAAAGTTATGGATAAGGCATCCCTAGCAAGCAGAAAGAAGCTGACTAGAGTACAGACAGAGAGGGAGATATTGCAGTTGCTGGACCATCCATTTCTACCGACTTTGTATACACATTTTGAGACTGACCGATTCTCGTGTTTGGTAATGGAATATTGTCCAGGTGGTGATCTGCACACTTTAAGGCAGCGGCAACCTGGGAAACATTTTTCAGAATATGCTGCACG CTTTTATGCTGCGGAGGTCCTGCTTGCTCTTGAATATCTTCACATGCTTGGAGTTGTGTATAGAGACCTCAAACCTGAAAATGTGTTGGTCCGAGATGATGGTCACATAATGCTATCAGATTTTGATCTTTCCCTCAGATGTGCTGTGTCACCTACTCTTATTAGAACTTCCTATGATGGTGACCCTTCAAAACGGGCAGGTGGTGCATTCTGTGTTCAACCTGCATGTATTGAGCCATCATCAATGTGCATCCAACCTGCATGTTTTATTCCCCGGTTATTTCCTCAGAAAAACAAGAAGTCACGGAAGCCAAGAGCTGATCCTGGGTTGCCGTCCAGCACACTTCCAGAGCTTGTTGCTGAGCCTACTCAAGCTCGATCTATGTCCTTTGTTGGCACTCATGAGTACCTTGCCCCAGAAATTATCAAGGGTGAAGGTCATGGAAGTGCAGTTGATTGGTGGACATTCGGAATTTTCTTGCATGAGCTATTATATGGTAAGACCCCTTTCAAAGGGTCAGGAAATCGCGCTACACTTTTCAATGTAGTTGGTCAGCAACTCAGGTTTCCCGAATCACCGGCGACCAGTTATGCCAGCAGGGATCTGATCCGTGGGTTGCTCGTGAAGGAGCCACAGCATCGTCTTGGGGTTAAAAGGGGAGCAACTGAGATCAAGCAGCATCCCTTCTTTGAAGGTGTGAACTGGGCATTGATTAGGTGCAGCACACCGCCAGAAGTGCCGAGACCGATGGAAAATGAAGTACCAGCAGGGAAGGTTGTGGGACCAGTTGATCCTGTTGGGGTTGGCAGCACTAGTAAGAGGATAGCAGGTACTGACAACATGAAGTCTGGGGGTAAATATCTGGACTTTGAGTTCTTTTAG